In Tenebrio molitor chromosome 8, icTenMoli1.1, whole genome shotgun sequence, a genomic segment contains:
- the LOC138137073 gene encoding golgin subfamily A member 6-like protein 6, which produces MDFKAAFDKVDRVKMFESMRERGISEWLVRKVEEIYARTRNKVKVGEKEGEWFETTKGVRQGCPLSPLLFTIYVADVDEMLRKAQAGGVVVGREKVWSLAFADDMVIVAKSERKMKEMMRNLEKYVRKKKLQVNVEKTKMMVFSKGKRKNEESEWKWEEIKIERVSEFKYLGYTFNERATVRAQVREVVRKANKVVGCVWGIGERMWGGEFGRRMMMFESMVESVLMYGAEIWRWKEQEEVERVQEKYLRWVLGVDRETPGYIVREECKRSKLRVKAEKRTAKFEDRMGGREECRILTECYREKKKNADEKEREKYCRRNGDTDKQERRERIREARYNREYERCVTEDVPVYLGRESTKERKMMARFRCGNEERENKYWMEEEEGMCRMCREERETIEHMWRGFGEMREREEKERGEILNEDGREIGWMKEGKENIRELDRPQRVLMHVVKDDAILT; this is translated from the exons ATGGACTTCAAGGCGGCGTTCGACAAGGTTGacagagtgaaaatgtttgaaagtATGAGAGAAAGAGGAATAAGTGAATGGCTGGTGCGGAAGGTCGAGGAGATATATGCGAGAACGAGGAACAAGGTGAAGGTGGGAGAGAAAGAGGGCGAATGGTTTGAGACGACAAAGGGAGTGAGACAGGGCTGCCCGCTCAGTCCCCTGCTGTTCACGATATACGTAGCGGACGTGGACGAAATGTTGAGGAAAGCGCAGGCGGGGGGGGTTGTAGTGGGTAGGGAGAAAGTATGGAGCCTGGCGTTTGCGGACGACATGGTGATTGTGGCAAAGAGTGAGAGAAagatgaaagaaatgatgaggAACCTGGAAAAGTATGTGAGGAAGAAAAAGCTACAAGTGAATGTAgagaagacgaaaatgatggtgttcaGCAAGGGAAAGAGGAAGAATGAGGAGAGCGAGTGGAAGTGGGAAGAAATCAAGATAGAAAGAGTGAGCGAGTTTAAGTACCTGGGCTACACCTTCAACGAGAGAGCCACAGTCAGGGCGCAAGTGAGAGAGGTAGTGAGGAAGGCGAACAAGGTAGTTGGATGTGTgtggggaataggagagagaatgTGGGGAGGCGAGTTCgggaggagaatgatgatgttcgAGAGCATGGTGGAGAGCGTGCTGATGTACGGAGCAGAGATATGGAGATGGAAGGAACAGGAGGAGGTGGAGAGAgtgcaagagaaatatttgagatgggtgctaggagtggacagagaaacaccagggtacatagtgagggaagagtgcaagaggagCAAGCTGAGAGTAAAAGCGGAAAAGAGAACGGCAAAGTTCGAGGACAGAATGGGCGGAAGGGAAGAATGCAGGATACTGACTGAGTGCtatagagaaaagaaaaagaacgcggatgagaaggagagagagaagtactgtaggaggaacgg agatacggacaagcaagagagaagggagagaatcagagaagcgaggtacaacagggagtatgaaAGGTGCGTGACAGAGGATGTTCCGGTGTATCTGGGGAGAGAGAGCacgaaagaaaggaaaatgatggcgaggtttagatgtgggaacgaagagagagaaaacaagTACTGGATGGAGGAGGAGGAAGGAATGTGCAGGATGTGccgtgaggagagagagacgatcgagcacatgtggagAGGATTCGGTGAAATGAGAGAAAGGGAGGaaaaggaacggggagaaatactgaacgaagacggaagagagataggatggatgaaagag